Proteins encoded by one window of Anguilla rostrata isolate EN2019 chromosome 9, ASM1855537v3, whole genome shotgun sequence:
- the LOC135264334 gene encoding protein mono-ADP-ribosyltransferase PARP14-like yields the protein MEDYQYPVTVTGEWGSNPPKVIKNKLQIYFQSKKKSGGGDCHVEFTGRCATVHFKSEDARERVLAKEDHELAVSDETKLRLSLCAEYPQEAVPGAGVGDSKTAESGVLEDIQTDSVEHGQATAVLLENVPEKLTRELLGLTVENICSVSERDYSLEVIRDVSAAVVTFIHPAAAERFRSRCGGHSRLQQYQLRCRVLEPSCSVWVEDLPPQAEPEVLELYFEKDRVADIRLIPDQQAAVVTFQDPKAAEAVLQRTHRIYRVPVRVYPYEPDLRTPLYGPDRPEWQLPEPVTESLHPALGNFLLLEDQQTAISASMRTLFCQVELSSAHAKLRPLPGLLKQPGLTANRMEAWRGDAARAFRDALARYRCIECPVSAGVWKEAESEIRQAVGKRAILLPNLPSGAVAIAGLAEEVERIQGSVERIVQRAAARLERERDGMSEEIVLSPGMHHLLQQAGLGPAAQRYPGLGVSYSSEAGRLVLRGLPAEVLALKSWVLERRLEMRQRPVELQPELRAFLSDAGCEELSRQLFTAGGVGAVCQVENEGPVLLGASEQALSKAGRLLQEALGCESVEVEDEAVLLTPEWAELRTRLAGVRDSAGRSRLCIQPGRRGGVSVAGFRREVKEATERLAEFLKEYSRTEEAVPLRSIATLVFLRDHKASAWRRQAEAEGVRVRFQRGGRRGGPRVVLAGARLRVQGLKGLFSQLDSALFTDQLTVVKPGARKYFLEEKLSSVLMKEKGCLVVLQDEGKQEEEEEEEEGGGAECVQVETESGVLVTVGRADITRFAGDAVVNAANEDLRHYGGLAGALLEAAGQALQDASDAYVRAHGPLRPGDAAITAAGRLPCRHVVHAVGPRYSSSDPARSVELLARAVRRSLALAERHGCVSIALPAVSSGIFGFPLERCADTIARAVREHCQERRPASSSLAKIHLLNNDDRTVRAMAQAVRTMFTDMRPQALSQPRKSPGPERKRERTAPRAAEWNSPPERPWSSADHSWDKPSESRGELETKHTKEGLLIVLRRGNIEDAATDVIVNTISADLDLSMGAVSKALLQAAGPELQGAVRRQGGGGGVAEYGAVLHTDGFRLSSDIFHTVCPPWDSGLGKAQEMLIHMVKVCLMDAEKQRAKSLAFPAIGTGNLGFPKPLVAKIMLSEVQAFSHKRAPRHLRKVVFMVHPSDAQSVECFVREFRGQAPGHRGPSRPPSSQSQQEKFHAGQSQRAFFGLVSSPTLGSRMTPSHLPECVNSSNDTFSLKTGVSKAILDAAGPDVEDECAQLGSQPHNGLIVTRSGNLRCENIIHTVVQSDPANIRGVVLQVLQVCEQMKASSVAFPAFGTGQGGVSPPLVAEAMISAVADFVKKTGRHLKSVKIVIFQPEMVSDFHKSMKKREGGDLPVEKNIITKAIEKVSSFLMPGGGESRNEEERFVLKREGFASEREGFASEREGFASEREGFALEGEEFSPAVFELCGESSGAVWGTCDELKRLLMKEQTEQILRDPGVALLTPRHRHALQELQRRLTVRIQLESQSGLPCVRLEGLTHDVRTAESCVRRMIREAEEAEEAESRRREAVRLQERVEWRYEDRGTFRPFDLHTNLTLERAFENQQVLLRIYINDIEHEVDLVRKKACAYGKEVALRRRELRDDFYGPRP from the exons ATGGAGGACTACCAGTATCCAGTCACCGTCACGGGCGAATGGGGCTCTAACCCCCCGAAAGTGATAAAGAACAAACTACAGATATACTTTCAGAGCAAAAAGAAGTCGGGCGGCGGAGACTGTCACGTTGAGTTTACCGGCCGATGCGCTACTGTCCACTTTAAATCCGAAGACG CCAGGGAAAGAGTCCTTGCGAAAGAAGACCACGAACTCGCAGTATCAGACGAAACGAAACTGCGACTTTCTCTGTGCGCGGAATACCCACAAGAGGCGGTTCCTGGGGCG ggaGTGGGTGACAGTAAAACTGCAGAATCAG GTGTGCTGGAGGACATACAGACTGACTCAGTGGAACATGGCCAAGCCACAGCTGTGCTGTTGGAGAACGTGCCGGAAAAGCTAACCAGAGAGCTCCTGGGCTTGACGGTGGAGAACATCTGCAGTGTTTCTGAGCGGGACTACTCTCTGGAAGTGATTCGGGATGTGAGCGCTGCCGTGGTAACCTTCATCCACCCTGCTG CCGCAGAGCGGTTCCGGTCTAGGTGTGGTGGGCACAGCCGGCTCCAGCAGTACCAGCTGCGCTGCCGGGTTCTGGAGcccagctgcagtgtgtgggtggaggaCCTGCCCCCCCAGGCGGAGCCGGAGGTGCTGGAGCTCTACTTTGAGAAGGACCGCGTGGCGGACATTCGGCTGATCCCAGATCAACAGGCCGCCGTTGTCACGTTCCAGGACCCCAAAG CTGCAGAGGCCGTGCTGCAGAGGACGCACCGTATCTACAGAGTGCCGGTGAGGGTGTATCCGTACGAGCCGGACCTGCGCACGCCGCTGTACGGCCCGGACCGGCCCGAGTGGCAGCTCCCCGAGCCCGTCACCGAAAGCCTGCACCCTGCCCTGGGGAACTTCCTGCTCCTGGAGGACCAGCAGACTGCCATCAGCGCTTCGATGCGCACGCTGTTCTGCCAGGTGGAGCTTAGCTCCGCCCACGCCAAGCTTCGCCCACTGCCGGGCCTGCTGAAGCAGCCGGGCCTGACGGCCAATCGCATGGAGGCCTGGAGGGGCGATGCCGCGCGGGCGTTCCGCGACGCTTTGGCCCGCTACCGCTGCATCGAGTGCCCCGTCAGCGCGGGCGTGTGGAAGGAGGCGGAGTCTGAGATCCGCCAGGCGGTGGGCAAGCGTGCCATTCTGCTGCCAAATCTGCCCAGTGGGGCGGTGGCCATCGCTGGGCTGGCGGAAGAGGTGGAGCGGATCCAGGGGTCGGTGGAGCGGATCGTGCAGCGGGCGGCCGCTCGGCTGGAGCGGGAGAGGGACGGGATGTCGGAGGAGATCGTCCTGTCCCCGGGCATGCACCACCTCCTGCAGCAGGCCGGCCTGGGCCCCGCCGCCCAAAGGtaccccggcctgggcgtgaGCTACAGCAGCGAGGCGGGCCGGCTGGTCCTGCGGGGGCTGCCCGCGGAGGTGCTGGCGCTGAAGAGCTGGGTGCTGGAGCGGAGGCTGGAGATGAGGCAGCGGCCGGTGGAGCTGCAGCCGGAGCTCCGGGCCTTCCTGAGCGACGCGGGCTGCGAGGAGCTCTCCCGCCAGCTCTTCACCGCCGGCGGCGTCGGCGCCGTGTGCCAGGTGGAGAACGAGGGGCCGGTGCTGCTGGGGGCGAGTGAGCAGGCGCTGTCCAAAGCGGGCCGgctcctgcaggaggcgctgggGTGCGAGAGCGTGGAGGTGGAGGACGAGGCGGTGCTGCTGACGCCGGAGTGGGCGGAGCTGAGAACGCGGCTGGCGGGCGTGCGCGACTCGGCGGGGCGGAGCAGGCTCTGCATCCAGCCGGGCCGACGGGGGGGCGTGAGCGTGGCCGGGTTTCGGCGGGAGGTGAAGGAGGCGACCGAGCGCCTGGCCGAGTTCCTCAAAGAGTACTCCCGCACCGAAGAGGCCGTCCCCCTGCGATCGATCGCCACCCTCGTCTTCCTCCGGGACCACAAGGCTTCCGCCTGGAGGAGGCAGGCGGAGGCTGAGGGGGTGCGCGTGCGCTTTCAGCGGGGGGGCCGACGGGGGGGCCCGCGGGTGGTGCTGGCCGGGGCCCGGCTCCGGGTTCAGGGCCTGAAGGGCCTCTTTTCCCAGCTGGACTCCGCCCTCTTCACCGACCAGCTGACCGTCGTCAAACCTGGGGCCCGCAAGTACTTCCTGGAGGAGAAGCTGTCCTCCGTCCTAATGAAGGAGAAGGGCTGCCTGGTGGTGCTGCAGGATGAGGGcaagcaggaggaagaggaggaggaggaggagggtgggggtgcggAGTGCGTGCAGGTGGAGACGGAGTCCGGTGTGCTGGTGACGGTGGGCCGGGCGGACATCACGCGCTTCGCGGGGGACGCGGTGGTGAACGCCGCTAACGAGGACCTGCGGCACTACGGCGGGCTGGCGGGGGCGCTGCTGGAGGCCGCCGGGCAGGCGCTGCAGGACGCCAGCGACGCGTATGTCCGCGCCCACGGCCCACTGCGCCCCGGAGACGCCGCCATCACCGCCGCCGGCCGCCTGCCCTGCAGGCACGTGGTGCACGCCGTGGGCCCGCGCTACTCCAGCTCCGACCCCGCCCGCTCCGTGGAGCTGCTGGCCCGGGCCGTGAGGCGCAGCCTGGCGCTGGCCGAGCGGCACGGTTGCGTCTCCATCGCCCTCCCGGCCGTCAGCTCGGGGATATTCGGCTTCCCGCTAGAGCGCTGTGCCGACACCATCGCCAGAGCCGTGCGGGAGCACTGCCAGGAGCGCCGCCCCGCCTCGTCCTCGCTCGCCAAAATACACCTGCTCAACAACGACGACAGAACCGTCCGGGCCATGGCCCAGGCCGTGAGGACCATGTTCACCGACATGCGCCCCCAAGCGCTGTCCCAGCCCAGGAAGTCCCCTGGGCCTGaacggaagagagagaggaccgcCCCGCGAGCTGCAGAATGGAACAGTCCCCCTGAGAGGCCCTGGAGCTCTGCTGACCACAGCTGGGATAAACCATCTGAGAGCAGGGGGGAGCTCGAGACAAAGCACACTAAAGAGGGCCTGCTGATAGTCCTCAGGAGAGGAAACATTGAGGATGCTGCA ACGGACGTGATTGTGAACACGATCTCTGCGGACCTGGACCTGAGTATGGGCGCGGTCTCCAAGGCCCTCCTGCAGGCCGCGGGCCCGGAGCTCCAGGGCGCGGTCAGAcggcagggcgggggcgggggcgtggccgAGTACGGGGCCGTCCTGCACACGGATGGATTCCGCCTGAGCAGCGACATCTTCCACACCGTCTGTCCGCCCTGGGACAGCGGGCTGGGCAAGGCCCAGGAG aTGCTGATCCACATGGTGAAGGTGTGCTTGATGGATGCAGAGAAGCAGAGGGCCAAGTCTCTGGCCTTCCCTGCCATCGGCACCGGCAACTTGGGCTTCCCCAAACCGCTGGTGGCCAAAATCATGCTGTCGGAGGTCCAGGCCTTCAGCCACAAGAGGGCCCCCAGGCACCTGCGGAAAGTGGTGTTCATGGTGCACCCCAGTGATGCCCAGTCTGTGGAG TGCTTTGTGAGGGAGTTCAGAGGTCAGGCTCCTGGACACAGAGGACCCAGCAGACCCCCTTCCAGCCAATCGCAACAGGAGAAATTCCatgctggccaatcacagcgag ccTTCTTTGGCCTGGTCTCCAGCCCCACCCTGGGGTCCCGCATGACTCCGTCCCACCTGCCTGAG TGCGTGAACTCCTCCAATGACACCTTCTCCCTGAAAACAG GTGTGTCTAAGGCCATTCTGGATGCAGCTGGCCCAGATGTGGAGGATGAGTGTGCACAGTTAG GCTCCCAGCCGCACAATGGGCTGATTGTGACTCGGTCTGGGAACCTGCGCTGTGAAAACATCATCCACACTGTGGTGCAGAGCGACCCGGCCAATATCAGGGGTGTGGTTCTGCAGGTGCTCCAGGTGTGTGAGCAGATGAAGGCTTCTTCTGTAGCCTTCCCCGCGTTCGGCACAG gTCAGGGTGGAGTTAGCCCCCCACTGGTGGCAGAAGCAATGATCAGTGCTGTGGCAGACTTTGTGAAGAAGACTGGCCGACATTTGAAGTCTGTGAAGATCGTTATTTTCCAGCCAGAGATGGTGTCTGATTTCCACAAGAGCATGAAGAAGAGGGAGGGCGGGGACCTGCCTGTGGAGAAGAATATTATTACTAAAGCGATag AAAAGGTCAGCAGCTTCTTAATGCCTGGGGGCGGAGAGAGCAGGAATGAGGAGGAGCGGTTTGTGTTGAAGAGGGAGGGGTTTGCGtcggagagggaggggtttgcgtcggagagggaggggtttgcgtcggagagggaggggtttgcattggagggggaggagttttCTCCAGCGGTGTTTGAGCTGTGTGGAGAGAGCTCCGGGGCGGTGTGGGGGACCTGTGACGAGCTGAAGCGCCTCCTGATGAAGGAGCAGACGGAGCAGATCCTGCGCGACCCGGGCGTGGCCTTGCTGACCCCGCGGCACCGCCAcgccctgcaggagctgcagaggaGGCTGACCGTGCGCATCCAGCTGGAGAGCCAGAGCGGCCTGCCCTGCGTGCGCCTGGAGGGCCTAACCCACGACGTGCGCACCGCCGAATCCTGTGTGCGGCGCATGATCCGcgaggcggaggaggcggaggaggcggagagcCGCAGGAGGGAGGCCGTCCGGCTCCAGGAACGGGTCGAGTGGCGGTACGAGGACAGGGGCACGTTCAGGCCCTTCGACCTCCACACCAACCTCACACTGGAGCGGGCCTTCGAGAACCAGCAGGTTCTCCTGAGAATCTATATAAACGACATCGAGCATGAGGTCGACCTGGTCCGTAAAAAGGCCTGCGCTTATGGAAAAGAGGTGGCTCTGAGGAGACGGGAACTGAGAGACGACTTTTATGGGCCCAGGCCATGA
- the LOC135264286 gene encoding eukaryotic peptide chain release factor subunit 1, translating into MADDPTAADRNVEIWKIKKLIKSLEAARGNGTSMISLIIPPKDQISRVAKMLADEFGTASNIKSRVNRLSVLGAITSVQQRLKLYNKVPPNGLVVYCGTIVTEEGKEKKVNIDFEPFKPINTSLYLCDNKFHTEALTALLSDDSKFGFIVIDGSGALFGTLQGNTREVLHKFTVDLPKKHGRGGQSALRFARLRMEKRHNYVRKVAETAVQLFVSNDKVNVAGMVLAGSADFKTELSQSDMFDPRLQAKVLKLVDISYGGENGFNQAIELSAEVLSNVKFIQEKKLIGRYFDEISQDTGKYCFGVEDTLKALEMGAVEILIVYENLDTMRYILRVHGAEGTTSENDEKTLYLTPEQEKDKSHFTDKETGQEHELIESMPLLEWFANNYKKFGATLEIVTDKSQEGSQFVKGFGGIGGILRYRVDFQGMEYQGDDDEFFDLDDY; encoded by the exons ATGGCGGACGATCCGACCGCAGCGGACAGAAACGTGGAGATCTGGAAGATAAAGAAACTTATCAAGAGTCTCGAGGCAGCGCGGGG GAATGGCACCAGCATGATCTCCCTGATCATTCCTCCTAAGGACCAGATCTCTCGAGTGGCTAAGATGCTGGCGGACGAGTTTGGCACCGCATCCAACATCAAGAGCCGTGTGAACCGGCTGTCTGTGCTGGGGGCAATCACCTCCGTACAGCAGCGCCTGAAACTCTACAACAagg tgccCCCTAATGGCCTGGTGGTGTACTGCGGCACCATTGTTACCgaggagggaaaggagaagAAAGTGAATATCGACTTTGAGCCTTTTAAACCCATCAACACCTCCCTGTATCTGTGCGACAACAAGTTCCACACTGAG gcACTGACCGCGCTCTTGTCTGATGATAGTAAGTTTGGCTTCATTGTGATTGATGGCAGTGGAGCTCTGTTTGGGACCCTGCAGGGGAACACCAGGGAGGTGCTGCACAAGTTCACCGTGGACCTGCCCAAAAAACACG GTCGCGGCGGTCAGTCGGCGTTGCGGTTCGCGCGGCTGCGCATGGAGAAGCGGCACAACTACGTGCGCAAGGTGGCGGAGACGGCCGTCCAGCTCTTTGTCTCCAACGACAAGGTCAACGTGGCCGGCATGGTGCTCGCCGGATCCGCCGACTTCAAGACCGAGCTCAGCCAGTCCGACATGTTCGACCCG AGGTTACAAGCGAAGGTGCTGAAGTTGGTGGATATCTCATACGGGGGAGAGAACGGCTTTAACCAGGCCATCGAGCTGTCTGCTGAGGTCCTGTCCAACGTCAAGTTCATCCAGGAGAAGAAGCTGATAG GGCGGTATTTTGATGAGATCAGCCAGGACACGGGGAAGTACTGCTTTGGGGTGGAGGACACGCTGAAGGCTCTGGAGATGGGCGCTGTGGAGATCCTGATCGTTTACGAGAACCTGGACACCATGCGCTACATCCTGCGTGTGCACGGAGCAGAGGGAACCACGTCTGAGAAtg ATGAAAAAACGCTGTATTTGACACCGGAGCAGGAGAAAGACAAGTCTCACTTCACTGATAAGGAG ACGGGCCAGGAGCACGAGTTGATCGAGAGCATGCCGCTGCTCGAGTGGTTCGCCAACAACTACAAGAAGTTTGGAGCCACGCTGGAGATTGTGACGGATAAGAGCCAGGAGGGGTCGCAGTTCGTCAAAGGCTTCGGCGGCATTGGGG GGATCCTGCGGTATCGAGTGGATTTCCAGGGGATGGAGTATCAGGGGGACGACGACGAGTTCTTCGATTTGGATGACTACTAG